A DNA window from Bradyrhizobium barranii subsp. barranii contains the following coding sequences:
- a CDS encoding LysE family translocator: MIETNFWLFLAAACLIAAVPGPGIFYVAARTLSGGRASGFASTAGTALGGLVHVVAGSLGISAIILASAELFAAVKFIGALYLVWLGIKTFRSAGRALSLESEPVGDRRAFRDGVLVEALNPKTAAFFLAFIPQFLDPAGSSPTLQFIVLGAISVILNTLADVVVVLMATATRTQLISKPHLMRRLTQGSGVFIAGLGLSLALARRPAQS; the protein is encoded by the coding sequence ATGATCGAAACGAATTTCTGGCTGTTCCTGGCCGCAGCGTGTCTCATTGCCGCCGTTCCCGGCCCCGGCATCTTCTACGTCGCGGCACGGACCTTGTCGGGGGGGCGCGCCAGCGGCTTTGCATCAACCGCGGGCACGGCGCTCGGCGGGCTGGTTCATGTCGTCGCAGGCAGCCTCGGCATCTCCGCGATCATACTTGCCAGTGCGGAACTGTTTGCCGCTGTAAAATTCATCGGCGCGCTCTATCTGGTCTGGCTCGGCATCAAGACCTTCCGCAGCGCCGGCCGCGCGCTCTCGCTGGAGAGCGAGCCCGTCGGCGACAGGCGCGCGTTCCGCGACGGCGTGCTGGTCGAGGCGCTGAACCCGAAGACCGCCGCGTTCTTCCTCGCCTTCATTCCGCAGTTCCTCGATCCCGCGGGATCGAGCCCCACGCTGCAATTCATCGTGCTCGGCGCGATCTCGGTGATCCTGAACACGCTCGCCGATGTCGTCGTGGTGCTGATGGCAACTGCAACGCGCACGCAGCTGATTAGCAAGCCGCATCTGATGCGGCGTCTCACGCAGGGCTCCGGTGTCTTCATCGCGGGCCTCGGCCTCTCGCTGGCGCTGGCGCGGCGGCCGGCGCAGAGCTAG
- a CDS encoding alpha/beta fold hydrolase, translating to MLAPQSRFYESHGLRLHYADWGNHGAPVAILVHGGRDHCRSWDAIARSLRPHFHVLAPDLRGHGDSDWTKGGSYALTEYVYDLAQLIRSIAAPQVTLIGHSMGGMVSLIFSGSFPELVSKLVVLDGVTMLPDAPKAPTHERISKWVSQLDRLHDCTPRRYATLEDAAAQMVLHNKRLARDLALHLATHGSRRNEDGTYSWKFDPYQRASAPHRLWPDDHVALWSRITSPTLLLNAGESFLAGARAAGLERYFPQARIETIAGAGHWLQHDKPEEVLSEILRFLGLAEG from the coding sequence ATGCTCGCCCCGCAAAGTCGCTTCTATGAATCACACGGCCTGCGGCTGCACTATGCCGATTGGGGCAATCACGGCGCGCCCGTCGCCATCCTGGTCCATGGTGGCCGCGATCATTGCCGGAGCTGGGACGCCATTGCCCGCTCGCTTCGGCCGCATTTTCACGTGCTCGCGCCCGATCTGCGCGGTCATGGCGATTCCGACTGGACCAAGGGCGGCAGCTACGCGCTGACCGAGTATGTCTACGACCTCGCGCAGCTCATTCGCAGCATCGCAGCGCCTCAGGTGACTCTGATCGGCCATTCCATGGGCGGCATGGTGAGCCTGATCTTTTCGGGGTCGTTCCCCGAACTGGTTTCGAAGCTCGTCGTCCTCGACGGTGTGACCATGCTGCCGGATGCGCCCAAAGCGCCGACGCATGAGCGCATCAGCAAATGGGTCAGCCAGCTCGACAGGCTGCACGACTGCACGCCGCGCCGCTATGCGACCCTCGAAGACGCGGCCGCGCAGATGGTGCTTCACAACAAGCGCCTCGCCCGCGACCTCGCGCTGCATCTTGCAACGCACGGCTCGCGGCGGAATGAGGACGGCACCTATAGCTGGAAGTTCGATCCCTACCAGCGCGCCTCTGCGCCGCACCGGCTCTGGCCGGACGATCACGTCGCGCTGTGGTCGCGCATTACAAGTCCGACGCTGCTGCTGAATGCCGGAGAAAGTTTTCTCGCGGGCGCCAGGGCCGCAGGCCTGGAGCGCTATTTCCCGCAGGCACGCATCGAGACCATCGCCGGCGCGGGGCACTGGCTACAGCATGACAAACCGGAAGAGGTCTTGAGTGAGATCCTGCGGTTTCTTGGGCTGGCCGAGGGCTAA